From Bacteroidota bacterium, the proteins below share one genomic window:
- a CDS encoding glycosyltransferase N-terminal domain-containing protein, giving the protein MLWPIIYRYVAIPLAWFAFHLLGLFDKKAARGIRGRKGLLDRLQEQVTHLKPGSKRIWFHSSSMGEFEQAKPIIAELKKRRPDVEIIATFFSPSGYEHSRTYKLANITAYIPFDSKANARRFIELVRPTAAVIVRYDIWPNHLWALRSAGVSTFIANATLRRNSTRRWPLLRQFHCAVYNSLDYILTVSPEDRETFETFRLDHPVLEAIGDTRYDQVWQRSTESRTRQVIEPKVLAGKKVLVIGSSWKADEDVLIPACLRLFGEHPEFRVVLVPHEPTLETLERIEYELNGRIPSIRFSNLSQYRDEKLILIDVVGILMTLYRSASVAYVGGSFSSGVHNVLEPAAYGIPILFGPVHQNSQEAAGLVVEKAAFVGENPDDFYRHLRMLLDDDKLRTEAGAKALATVCRNTGATGRFLSYLEKVL; this is encoded by the coding sequence ATGCTCTGGCCGATCATCTACCGGTATGTTGCGATCCCGCTTGCCTGGTTCGCCTTCCATCTCCTCGGCCTTTTTGACAAGAAAGCCGCACGCGGTATCCGGGGGCGCAAGGGGTTGCTCGACCGTCTTCAGGAACAGGTGACGCATCTCAAGCCGGGGAGCAAGCGGATCTGGTTCCACTCTTCGTCGATGGGCGAGTTCGAGCAGGCGAAGCCGATCATCGCCGAGTTGAAAAAGCGCCGTCCCGACGTTGAAATCATCGCGACATTCTTTTCTCCCTCCGGGTACGAGCATTCCCGCACGTACAAGCTCGCGAATATCACCGCTTACATCCCATTCGACTCGAAGGCAAACGCCCGGCGCTTTATCGAGTTAGTCCGCCCGACCGCGGCGGTGATCGTGCGGTACGACATATGGCCCAACCATCTCTGGGCGTTGAGAAGTGCGGGAGTGTCGACCTTCATCGCGAACGCCACCCTTCGCCGGAATTCCACACGGAGGTGGCCGCTCCTGAGGCAATTCCACTGCGCCGTGTATAACTCGCTCGATTATATCCTGACAGTCTCACCGGAGGACCGTGAAACGTTTGAGACATTCCGGCTTGACCATCCCGTTCTCGAGGCGATCGGAGATACGCGCTACGATCAGGTGTGGCAGCGGAGCACGGAATCCCGCACCCGCCAGGTCATCGAACCGAAGGTGCTCGCGGGGAAAAAGGTCCTGGTGATCGGCAGCAGCTGGAAGGCGGATGAAGACGTCCTCATTCCGGCATGCCTGCGCCTCTTCGGCGAGCACCCGGAATTTCGCGTCGTGCTGGTGCCCCACGAACCGACTCTTGAGACCCTGGAGCGGATCGAATATGAGCTGAACGGGAGGATCCCGTCCATCCGGTTCTCGAACCTGAGCCAGTATCGCGACGAGAAGCTGATTCTCATCGACGTGGTCGGGATCCTCATGACCCTGTACCGCTCCGCAAGCGTCGCGTATGTCGGGGGGAGTTTCAGCAGCGGGGTGCACAACGTTCTCGAACCGGCGGCCTACGGCATTCCGATTCTGTTCGGCCCTGTTCATCAGAACTCACAGGAAGCCGCCGGGCTCGTCGTCGAGAAAGCCGCCTTTGTCGGAGAGAACCCGGACGATTTTTACCGCCATCTTCGGATGCTGCTCGACGACGACAAGCTGAGGACGGAGGCGGGGGCGAAGGCGCTTGCGACCGTCTGCCGTAATACCGGCGCCACCGGCCGCTTCCTTTCCTATCTGGAGAAAGTTTTGTAG
- the larC gene encoding nickel pincer cofactor biosynthesis protein LarC, giving the protein MRIAYFDTVAGVSGDMTLAAFVSAGLPVDDLAGEIAKLGLQGVELVGSHLQRNGITAVRMDVAISAPSGHGRHLRDILELIDRSPLSARVKEDAGKIFRVVADAEAKIHDSTPEKIHFHEVGALDSIVDIVGAAICLEKFGIEAVYSSPVKLGSGGFVKTEHGTLPLPGPAATEILRGYPTVLTDIPYELTTPTGAAIIKAMSSGVLSSERLRVETIGYGAGTRDIPQVPNLLRIMVGDLLPLNQEEELVVVETNIDDMNPEIYPFILEELLSHGAKDAYLTPLIMKKGRPGVLLSALAARSNLDAIAEIFFAQTTTLGIRIHPVERRTLVRTQREIETRLGSVRVKAITLKGKERLVPEYEECRRLAIEKRIPLVEVYRILERELQNR; this is encoded by the coding sequence ATGAGAATCGCATACTTCGATACGGTTGCCGGCGTGAGCGGCGATATGACGCTTGCCGCATTCGTGAGCGCGGGGCTGCCCGTCGACGACCTCGCCGGAGAGATCGCGAAGCTCGGCCTCCAGGGTGTGGAGCTCGTAGGATCGCATCTCCAGAGAAACGGAATCACCGCGGTCAGGATGGATGTGGCGATCTCCGCCCCCTCCGGGCACGGCCGCCACCTCCGGGATATCCTTGAGTTGATTGACCGTAGTCCGTTGTCCGCGCGCGTGAAGGAGGATGCCGGGAAAATCTTCCGGGTCGTGGCAGATGCCGAGGCGAAGATCCACGATTCCACGCCGGAGAAAATTCATTTTCATGAGGTCGGCGCGCTCGATTCGATCGTCGACATTGTCGGCGCCGCCATCTGTCTCGAGAAATTCGGGATCGAAGCGGTCTATTCCTCTCCGGTAAAACTGGGCAGCGGAGGATTCGTCAAGACGGAACACGGCACGCTCCCGCTTCCGGGCCCCGCGGCAACCGAGATCCTCAGAGGGTACCCCACCGTCCTGACCGACATACCGTACGAACTTACCACCCCGACCGGGGCGGCGATCATCAAGGCGATGTCTTCAGGCGTGCTCTCGAGCGAACGGCTCCGGGTCGAGACGATCGGCTACGGCGCCGGGACGCGAGACATTCCGCAGGTGCCGAACCTCCTGAGGATCATGGTCGGCGATCTGCTCCCTCTGAATCAGGAGGAAGAGCTTGTCGTCGTCGAGACCAACATCGACGACATGAACCCCGAGATTTATCCGTTCATCCTGGAGGAGCTGCTCTCTCACGGCGCGAAGGACGCGTACCTCACGCCGCTCATCATGAAGAAGGGAAGGCCGGGCGTTCTTCTCTCGGCATTGGCTGCCCGCTCGAATCTGGACGCGATTGCGGAGATTTTTTTCGCGCAGACGACGACCCTCGGGATCCGGATCCATCCGGTTGAGCGCAGGACGCTCGTCCGGACTCAGCGCGAGATCGAGACCCGGCTCGGATCCGTAAGGGTAAAAGCGATCACCCTGAAGGGCAAGGAACGCCTCGTTCCCGAGTATGAGGAGTGCCGGAGGCTCGCAATCGAGAAAAGGATTCCGTTGGTGGAAGTCTACCGGATTTTGGAGCGGGAACTTCAAAATCGCTGA